Proteins from a single region of Butyrivibrio fibrisolvens:
- a CDS encoding dCMP deaminase family protein, producing MKREDYITWDEYFMGVAKLAGMRSKDPNTQVGSCIVSEDNKILSMGYNGFPKGCSDEEFPWERDGEDELATKYPFVTHSELNAILNYRGGSLEGAKIYVSLFPCNECAKAIIQAGIRTVIYDSDKYENTASTRASKKMFNAAGVRYYQYQRTGRNIHISI from the coding sequence ATGAAAAGAGAAGACTATATTACCTGGGATGAGTACTTTATGGGAGTTGCGAAGCTTGCAGGCATGAGATCCAAGGATCCCAATACTCAGGTTGGTTCATGCATAGTAAGTGAGGACAACAAGATATTATCCATGGGTTATAACGGATTTCCTAAAGGCTGCTCTGATGAAGAGTTCCCCTGGGAAAGGGACGGCGAGGATGAACTTGCAACTAAATATCCATTCGTTACCCATTCAGAGCTTAATGCGATCTTAAACTATCGCGGTGGTTCACTTGAAGGTGCAAAGATATATGTCTCTCTTTTCCCTTGTAATGAATGTGCCAAGGCTATCATCCAGGCAGGAATAAGAACTGTCATCTATGATAGTGACAAGTATGAAAACACAGCATCCACAAGAGCATCCAAGAAGATGTTCAATGCTGCAGGTGTAAGGTATTATCAGTATCAGCGTACAGGTCGTAATATACACATTTCTATTTAA
- the upp gene encoding uracil phosphoribosyltransferase produces MSKIVVMDHPLIKHKIGLIRRKTTGTNEFRRIIGEIAELICYEATRDLELQDVEIETPITKTVVQELKGRKLCVVPILRAGLGMVDGMLELIPAAKVGHIGLYRDPETLKPVEYYCKLPADVTEREIFVVDPMLATGGSSAAAIQMLKDKGCRHIHFMCIIAAPEGIKAVQEAHPDIDIFIGTVDEKLNENGYIVPGLGDAGDRIFGTK; encoded by the coding sequence ATGTCCAAAATAGTAGTAATGGATCACCCACTTATCAAACACAAGATTGGTCTTATCAGAAGAAAGACAACAGGAACAAACGAATTCAGAAGAATCATCGGTGAGATAGCTGAGCTTATCTGCTATGAAGCTACAAGAGATCTTGAGCTTCAGGATGTTGAGATAGAGACACCCATTACTAAGACAGTCGTTCAGGAACTTAAAGGAAGAAAGCTTTGCGTAGTTCCGATCCTTCGTGCAGGTCTTGGAATGGTTGATGGTATGCTTGAGCTTATACCTGCTGCAAAGGTTGGTCACATCGGACTTTATCGTGATCCTGAAACACTTAAGCCGGTAGAATACTACTGCAAACTTCCTGCTGATGTTACAGAAAGAGAGATCTTCGTAGTAGATCCTATGCTTGCTACAGGCGGATCATCAGCTGCAGCTATTCAGATGCTCAAGGACAAGGGCTGCAGACATATCCACTTTATGTGCATCATTGCTGCTCCTGAAGGAATCAAGGCTGTTCAGGAAGCTCATCCTGATATTGATATCTTCATTGGAACAGTTGATGAGAAGCTTAACGAGAACGGCTACATCGTACCTGGACTTGGCGATGCAGGTGACAGAATTTTCGGAACAAAATAA
- the rpiB gene encoding ribose 5-phosphate isomerase B codes for MIALGSDHGGYDLKVAVMEHLKERGIEYKDFGTYDKNSCDYPDFGLAAAKAVASGECEKGIVICTTGIGISMVANKVKGVRCALCSEVSSARLTREHNDANVLAMGGGFVGPVLGCEIVDTFLDTEFSGLEKHSRRIQKMMDMEA; via the coding sequence ATGATAGCACTTGGCAGTGATCATGGCGGCTATGATCTTAAAGTCGCAGTAATGGAGCATCTTAAGGAGAGAGGAATCGAGTACAAGGATTTTGGTACTTATGACAAGAATTCCTGCGATTATCCTGATTTTGGTCTTGCAGCAGCTAAGGCTGTAGCATCCGGAGAATGTGAAAAGGGTATTGTTATCTGCACAACCGGAATTGGTATTTCAATGGTAGCTAATAAGGTTAAGGGCGTTCGCTGCGCACTTTGCTCTGAAGTATCATCAGCAAGACTTACAAGGGAGCACAATGATGCTAACGTTCTTGCTATGGGAGGCGGATTCGTAGGCCCTGTTCTTGGATGTGAGATCGTTGATACATTCCTTGATACAGAATTTTCAGGTCTTGAAAAGCACAGCCGCAGAATTCAGAAAATGATGGATATGGAAGCCTGA
- a CDS encoding L-threonylcarbamoyladenylate synthase codes for METQVVVIDENNIDEKAQEALKKAGQILLAGGLVAFPTETVYGLGGDGRNPDSSKKIYAAKGRPSDNPLIVHIWQVEDLYKVASDVSEEALKLAKAFWPGPLTMILNKSDLIPLETTGGLDTVAVRMPSNKIAAQMIREGGGFIAAPSANTSGRPSPTVAKYCIEDLDGKVDMIIDGGQVGIGLESTIVDLTSDVPMILRPGYITYEMLKEVLPNVSIDKTIIDSNSKEKPKAPGMKYRHYAPKGELTIVEGSQEHVLEYINERAIKMHEQGLKVGVIATDATAGDYKADVVKSVGSRENEESVAHELFRILREFDDEDVDVMFSESFDTNGIGQAIMNRLLKAAGQHVEHLD; via the coding sequence GTGGAAACACAGGTAGTAGTAATTGATGAAAACAATATTGACGAAAAGGCGCAGGAAGCTTTGAAAAAAGCAGGCCAGATCCTTCTTGCAGGAGGCCTTGTTGCTTTTCCCACAGAGACTGTATACGGACTTGGCGGGGACGGAAGAAATCCTGACTCGTCAAAAAAGATCTATGCTGCAAAGGGCAGACCTTCAGATAATCCGCTGATAGTGCATATCTGGCAGGTTGAGGATCTGTACAAGGTAGCATCAGATGTATCGGAAGAAGCTTTAAAACTTGCTAAGGCTTTCTGGCCGGGACCACTTACTATGATCCTTAATAAGTCAGATCTTATCCCGCTTGAGACAACAGGCGGTCTTGATACTGTTGCAGTACGTATGCCAAGCAATAAGATCGCAGCACAGATGATCAGGGAAGGCGGCGGATTTATTGCAGCGCCAAGCGCTAACACATCAGGAAGACCGTCACCTACAGTTGCCAAGTACTGCATAGAAGATCTTGACGGCAAGGTTGACATGATAATAGACGGAGGCCAGGTTGGAATAGGCCTTGAGTCAACTATAGTCGATCTTACTTCAGATGTTCCCATGATACTTCGCCCCGGTTACATAACCTATGAGATGTTAAAAGAGGTACTTCCAAATGTAAGTATCGATAAGACGATAATAGATTCAAATTCAAAAGAAAAGCCCAAGGCACCCGGTATGAAATACCGCCACTATGCGCCTAAAGGCGAGCTTACAATAGTGGAAGGTTCGCAGGAACATGTGTTAGAATATATTAATGAGCGTGCGATAAAGATGCATGAGCAGGGTCTTAAGGTCGGTGTCATTGCTACAGATGCAACGGCTGGGGATTATAAAGCTGATGTAGTCAAGAGCGTAGGGTCAAGGGAAAACGAGGAGAGCGTTGCGCACGAGCTTTTCCGCATACTTCGTGAGTTTGATGACGAAGATGTGGATGTCATGTTTTCAGAATCCTTTGATACAAATGGTATAGGTCAGGCTATAATGAACCGGCTTTTAAAAGCAGCCGGTCAGCATGTAGAACACTTAGATTAA
- a CDS encoding glycosyl hydrolase family 18 protein has protein sequence MKHKVIPVLIIVVLIILLGGGYAGKYLYDKYSYSNEQADTTSYFGIEDEADVPIILQYEKTDLHARLIDGVYYMTFSDVQEYLNDRFYYGEEEEILVYTTPTAILTIGVGESTVTSTDGSSEDLGYKAAVFEGDTLYVAMDYVKKYTNYSYTAYTDPNHITMFTEFGQEVRATIKKDTKLRLRGGVKSEILVGLKKADTVVVLEKLEDWAKVVSPDGYIGYVENKFLDNIQTVDLLAPSHYAEPEYTSVKMNGKVNLVWHSIGGQAGNSTLSSAISGTTGINVISPTWFSLSDNEGGIESFAGQDYVNTAHNNGMQVWAALDNFNNSFFRDGEGNTATVLASSTSRARLIDNLMSEVRAYGIDGINIDLEFTGSSLEDITADGGEDYIEFLRELSIACRANGTVLSVDIPVPMGNSFFHRKELGVVCDYVIIMAYDEHYEGSAEAGSVASISYVEDGIKNTLEDVPADKLVNGIPFYTRIWFTSTDGTVTSQAGGMSWASEYIRANNIEMTWDQNTCQYYGTFTKSDGTKVEIWLEDAESIQTKLNVMNVNGCAGVAAWQLGYETSDIWPILETYVNN, from the coding sequence ATGAAACATAAGGTTATACCGGTACTAATAATTGTTGTCCTTATCATACTGCTTGGAGGAGGCTATGCAGGTAAGTATTTATATGACAAATACTCCTACAGTAATGAACAGGCTGATACTACAAGCTATTTTGGAATAGAAGATGAAGCGGATGTTCCGATAATTCTCCAGTATGAAAAAACTGATCTTCACGCGAGACTTATTGATGGCGTATATTATATGACATTTTCTGATGTACAGGAGTACTTAAACGACCGTTTCTACTACGGCGAAGAGGAAGAAATCCTTGTTTATACAACTCCTACTGCGATCTTAACTATCGGAGTTGGCGAAAGCACTGTAACTTCTACTGACGGATCATCAGAAGATCTTGGATATAAAGCTGCAGTTTTCGAAGGTGATACCCTTTACGTAGCAATGGACTATGTAAAGAAATACACTAACTACTCATATACAGCTTACACCGATCCTAACCATATCACAATGTTTACTGAATTTGGTCAGGAGGTAAGAGCTACTATCAAAAAGGATACCAAGCTTAGACTCCGCGGAGGCGTTAAGAGCGAGATCCTTGTCGGACTTAAAAAAGCAGACACAGTCGTAGTCCTTGAAAAGCTTGAAGACTGGGCCAAGGTTGTAAGCCCTGACGGCTATATCGGATATGTTGAGAACAAGTTCCTTGATAATATCCAGACAGTTGATCTCCTTGCTCCAAGTCATTATGCAGAGCCTGAATATACATCTGTTAAGATGAATGGCAAGGTTAACCTTGTATGGCACTCTATTGGCGGCCAGGCTGGTAATTCAACCCTTTCATCTGCAATTTCAGGAACTACCGGGATCAATGTTATATCACCAACCTGGTTTTCACTTAGTGACAACGAAGGCGGCATAGAATCTTTTGCCGGACAGGATTATGTAAATACAGCTCATAATAATGGAATGCAGGTATGGGCAGCACTTGATAACTTCAACAACTCTTTCTTCCGTGATGGAGAGGGTAATACTGCTACGGTACTTGCAAGCAGCACATCAAGAGCAAGGCTCATTGATAACCTTATGAGCGAAGTAAGAGCCTATGGAATCGACGGAATCAATATCGACCTTGAGTTTACAGGTTCAAGCCTTGAAGATATCACAGCTGATGGCGGCGAAGATTATATTGAGTTTTTAAGGGAACTTTCAATAGCCTGCAGGGCAAATGGAACAGTACTTTCTGTTGATATTCCTGTTCCTATGGGCAATAGCTTTTTCCACAGAAAAGAGCTTGGAGTTGTATGCGACTATGTGATCATAATGGCATATGATGAGCATTATGAAGGAAGCGCAGAAGCCGGCTCCGTTGCATCCATATCCTATGTTGAAGACGGTATCAAGAATACTCTTGAAGATGTACCGGCAGATAAGCTTGTCAATGGTATTCCTTTCTATACAAGAATATGGTTTACAAGTACTGATGGAACAGTAACCAGCCAGGCAGGCGGAATGTCATGGGCAAGTGAATATATAAGAGCCAATAACATCGAGATGACCTGGGATCAGAATACATGCCAGTATTATGGTACTTTTACAAAATCTGACGGAACTAAGGTTGAGATCTGGCTTGAAGATGCAGAATCCATCCAGACCAAGCTCAATGTCATGAATGTAAACGGCTGTGCAGGCGTTGCTGCATGGCAGCTTGGATACGAGACAAGCGATATATGGCCTATACTGGAGACATACGTTAATAATTAA
- a CDS encoding adaptor protein MecA, whose protein sequence is MKIEKVNDHQIRCTLTREDLTKRQLKVSELAYGTDKARELFQEMMHQANTRFGFNAEDVPLMIEAIPVNSECIILVITKSEDPEELDTRFSEFGPSVQDDNASYENGNVDYSENTEENEDEEVMDLFHRLQDGDFSGFLDGVTNHESKRLKTGLNASIKRAARNSENSFCCFKLGSMHDVLKLPALLPPGFHARNTLFRNEDEGGYLLCIYGNQNDKRFINLCNLFGEYAKMVDTATYSSIFLEEHYPIVIADKALQKLASASE, encoded by the coding sequence ATGAAAATTGAGAAGGTGAATGATCACCAGATCCGTTGCACACTTACCAGAGAGGATCTTACCAAGAGACAGCTCAAAGTTAGTGAGCTCGCATATGGTACTGATAAAGCGCGTGAACTTTTCCAGGAAATGATGCATCAGGCCAATACTCGTTTTGGCTTTAATGCAGAGGACGTTCCGCTCATGATAGAGGCTATTCCTGTTAATTCCGAATGTATAATATTAGTTATTACAAAGTCCGAGGATCCTGAAGAACTCGATACCCGTTTTTCAGAATTCGGGCCGTCTGTTCAGGATGATAATGCGTCGTATGAAAACGGGAATGTCGACTATTCAGAAAATACAGAAGAAAACGAAGATGAAGAGGTCATGGATCTGTTCCATCGTCTTCAGGATGGCGATTTCTCCGGTTTCCTTGATGGAGTTACAAATCATGAGTCCAAGAGACTTAAGACAGGTTTAAATGCATCTATAAAAAGAGCTGCAAGAAACAGTGAAAATTCCTTCTGCTGCTTCAAGCTTGGATCCATGCATGATGTACTTAAGCTCCCGGCACTCCTTCCTCCGGGATTCCACGCTCGTAATACCTTATTCCGCAATGAGGATGAGGGCGGATATCTTCTCTGCATATATGGCAACCAGAATGATAAGCGTTTCATCAATCTTTGCAATCTGTTCGGTGAATATGCAAAGATGGTGGATACAGCAACCTACAGCTCTATCTTCCTTGAAGAGCACTATCCAATAGTTATAGCTGATAAAGCCCTTCAAAAACTAGCTTCAGCAAGTGAATAA
- the nifJ gene encoding pyruvate:ferredoxin (flavodoxin) oxidoreductase, with amino-acid sequence MARNMKTMDGNEAAAYASYAYTEVAAMYPITPSSVMPEHVDEWATAGKKNIFGRTVQITEMQAESGAAGAVHGSLVAGALTSTYTASQGLLLMIPDLYKVAGERLPGVFNVSARCVASHALNIFGDHSDVYACRQTGAAMLCESSVQEVMDLTPVAYCAALEGKLPFINFFDGFRTSHEIQKIAVWSDEDLKDLAPFDAIDDFKKNALNPNHPRQMGSAQNPDIFFQTRESCNNAYTAIPDIVQKYMDKVNAKIGTDYKLFNYYGAADAETVIVAMGSVNDTIEETIDYLEAKGEKVGVVKVRLYRPFCAKALVDALPASVKKIEVLDRTKEPGSLHEPLALDVIASLKGTKFEAVPVFCGRYGLGSKDTTPNQIVAVFHNDSKPEFTIGITDDVTNLSLDAGAPLVTTPEGTTNCKFWGLGADGTVGANKNSIKIIGDNTDMYAQAYFDYDSKKSGGVTMSHLRFGKKPIKSTYLIKTANFVACHNPSYIRKFNMVQEIVDGGSFLLNCPWSVEDLEKEIPGQVKKYIYDHKINFYIMNGSKIGVEVGMGPTRINTILQSAFFTITEIIPKEDALKFMKDAAQKTYGRKGQDVVEKNWKAIDAGADPKNLIKVEIPESWKDGKDEGLDFTVAKGDRKDVIDFVNNIQAKVNAQEGNNLKVSDVAPYTDGSTPSGSSAYEKRGIAVNVPEWNPEKCIQCTFCSLVCPHAAIRPVAMTADEAAKAPKDMKLVDLKGMDGYKFGITVSALDCTGCGSCANVCPGNMQEKVTLVMGALAKNQWQQEGFDYAVTLPTKTDVVENFKSSTIKGSQFLKPLLEFSGACAGCGETPYIKLVTQLFGDRMYVANATGCTSIWGNSSPSTPYTVNEKGHGPAWDNSLFEDNAEFGFGMLLAQNALRDEVKEQAEKLSDNAAVKKYLDTFNDGATNTAATEEMIAALAGDNSEAATFIKKNADFAAKKSQWIFGGDGWAFDIGFGGLDHVLASGKDVNVLVVNTEVYSNTGGQASKATPVGAVAQFAAGGKAIKQKDLASIAMSYGYVYVAQIAMGANMNQTLQALREAEAYPGPSLVIAYAPCINHGIKVNGGMTGCMTEEKRAVECGYWNLFRYNPAAEGKKFTLDFKNTKPENYQEFLDGEVRYMSLKKSNPANADRMYAENAQNAKDHLAYLERLVSMYDTNS; translated from the coding sequence ATGGCAAGAAACATGAAAACCATGGACGGCAATGAAGCTGCTGCATATGCATCATACGCCTATACAGAAGTAGCCGCCATGTACCCGATCACACCATCATCTGTTATGCCTGAGCATGTAGATGAATGGGCAACTGCAGGAAAGAAGAACATCTTCGGACGTACAGTACAGATTACAGAAATGCAGGCAGAGAGCGGCGCAGCTGGCGCTGTTCACGGATCACTTGTAGCCGGTGCCCTCACATCAACTTATACAGCATCTCAGGGTCTTTTATTGATGATACCTGATCTTTATAAGGTTGCTGGTGAGCGTCTCCCCGGTGTTTTCAACGTATCAGCTCGTTGCGTAGCTTCACACGCACTGAACATTTTTGGTGATCACTCCGACGTATATGCATGCCGTCAGACCGGTGCTGCAATGCTTTGTGAGTCATCAGTTCAGGAAGTTATGGATCTTACTCCTGTTGCTTATTGTGCAGCACTTGAAGGAAAACTTCCTTTCATTAACTTCTTCGATGGTTTCCGTACATCTCATGAAATTCAGAAGATCGCTGTTTGGAGCGATGAGGATCTTAAGGATCTTGCTCCATTTGATGCAATCGACGATTTCAAGAAGAATGCACTCAATCCAAATCACCCTCGTCAGATGGGCTCAGCTCAGAACCCTGATATCTTCTTCCAGACAAGAGAATCATGCAATAACGCTTATACAGCTATTCCTGACATCGTTCAGAAATACATGGATAAGGTTAATGCTAAGATCGGTACTGACTATAAGCTCTTCAACTATTATGGTGCAGCTGATGCTGAAACTGTAATCGTAGCGATGGGTTCAGTTAACGATACAATCGAAGAGACAATCGATTACCTTGAAGCTAAAGGCGAAAAGGTCGGCGTAGTTAAGGTAAGACTTTACCGTCCATTCTGCGCTAAGGCCCTGGTTGATGCACTTCCTGCTTCAGTTAAGAAGATCGAAGTTCTCGACAGAACTAAAGAGCCCGGATCACTTCATGAGCCTCTTGCTCTTGATGTTATCGCATCTCTTAAGGGCACAAAGTTTGAAGCTGTTCCTGTATTCTGCGGCCGTTATGGTCTTGGATCAAAGGATACAACTCCAAACCAGATCGTTGCTGTATTCCACAACGATTCTAAGCCTGAATTCACAATCGGTATTACTGATGATGTTACTAACCTTTCACTTGATGCTGGTGCTCCTCTCGTTACAACACCTGAAGGAACAACCAACTGTAAGTTCTGGGGCCTTGGTGCTGACGGTACTGTAGGTGCTAACAAGAACTCCATCAAGATCATCGGTGATAACACAGACATGTATGCTCAGGCATATTTTGACTATGACTCCAAGAAGTCAGGTGGTGTTACCATGTCTCACCTTAGATTTGGTAAGAAGCCTATCAAGTCAACATACCTGATCAAGACAGCTAACTTTGTAGCTTGCCACAATCCTTCATATATCCGTAAGTTCAACATGGTACAGGAGATCGTTGATGGCGGATCATTCCTCCTCAACTGCCCATGGTCTGTAGAAGATCTGGAAAAAGAAATTCCTGGACAGGTTAAGAAATATATTTATGATCACAAGATCAACTTCTATATCATGAACGGTTCCAAGATCGGTGTTGAAGTTGGAATGGGACCTACAAGAATCAATACAATCCTTCAGTCTGCATTCTTCACAATTACAGAGATCATTCCTAAGGAAGACGCTCTTAAGTTCATGAAGGACGCTGCTCAGAAGACATACGGACGTAAAGGTCAGGATGTCGTTGAGAAGAACTGGAAGGCTATTGATGCTGGTGCAGATCCTAAGAACCTTATCAAGGTTGAGATCCCTGAGTCATGGAAAGATGGCAAGGATGAAGGCCTTGACTTCACAGTAGCTAAGGGCGATCGCAAGGATGTTATTGACTTCGTTAACAACATTCAGGCTAAGGTTAACGCTCAGGAAGGTAACAACCTGAAAGTTTCCGATGTTGCTCCTTATACTGATGGTTCTACACCTTCAGGATCATCTGCATACGAGAAGCGTGGTATTGCTGTTAACGTTCCTGAATGGAACCCTGAGAAGTGTATCCAGTGTACATTCTGTTCACTTGTATGTCCTCATGCAGCAATCCGTCCTGTAGCTATGACAGCTGATGAAGCTGCTAAGGCTCCTAAGGACATGAAGCTCGTAGACCTCAAGGGTATGGATGGATACAAGTTCGGTATCACAGTATCTGCTCTTGACTGTACAGGTTGCGGATCTTGTGCAAATGTATGTCCTGGTAACATGCAGGAGAAGGTTACTCTTGTTATGGGTGCGCTTGCTAAGAACCAGTGGCAGCAGGAAGGCTTTGACTATGCCGTAACACTTCCTACAAAGACAGACGTTGTAGAGAACTTCAAGTCATCTACGATCAAGGGCTCACAGTTCCTGAAACCTCTCCTTGAGTTCTCAGGCGCTTGCGCAGGCTGCGGTGAGACACCTTATATTAAGCTTGTTACACAGTTGTTTGGTGACAGAATGTACGTAGCTAATGCTACAGGATGTACATCTATCTGGGGTAACTCCTCACCTTCAACTCCTTATACAGTAAACGAGAAGGGTCATGGCCCTGCATGGGATAACTCACTCTTCGAAGACAATGCTGAGTTTGGTTTCGGTATGCTTCTTGCTCAGAACGCTCTGCGTGATGAAGTTAAGGAACAGGCTGAGAAGCTCTCTGACAATGCAGCAGTTAAGAAGTACCTCGATACATTTAATGATGGTGCTACAAATACAGCTGCTACAGAAGAGATGATCGCTGCACTTGCAGGTGACAACTCTGAAGCTGCAACATTCATCAAGAAGAATGCAGACTTTGCTGCTAAGAAGTCACAGTGGATCTTCGGTGGTGACGGATGGGCATTCGATATCGGATTCGGTGGTCTCGACCACGTACTTGCTTCCGGTAAGGATGTAAACGTTCTCGTTGTTAACACTGAGGTTTACTCAAATACAGGCGGACAGGCTTCCAAGGCTACTCCTGTAGGTGCTGTTGCACAGTTCGCAGCAGGTGGTAAGGCTATCAAGCAGAAAGACCTTGCTTCTATCGCTATGAGCTATGGCTACGTATATGTAGCTCAGATCGCTATGGGTGCTAACATGAACCAGACACTTCAGGCTCTTCGTGAGGCTGAGGCTTATCCGGGTCCATCACTTGTTATCGCTTATGCTCCTTGTATCAACCATGGTATCAAGGTTAACGGCGGTATGACAGGATGTATGACAGAGGAAAAGAGAGCCGTTGAGTGCGGTTACTGGAACCTCTTCAGATACAACCCAGCAGCAGAAGGCAAGAAGTTCACACTCGACTTCAAGAACACAAAACCTGAGAACTATCAGGAATTCCTTGATGGTGAGGTTCGTTACATGTCACTGAAGAAGAGCAATCCTGCTAATGCTGACAGAATGTACGCTGAGAATGCTCAGAATGCTAAGGATCACCTTGCATACCTTGAGAGACTCGTATCAATGTATGATACAAACAGTTAA
- a CDS encoding 4Fe-4S binding protein, whose translation MAYVISDSCISCGSCAAQCPVSAISQGASQYEIDPNTCIDCGSCAAQCPVSAIAQG comes from the coding sequence ATGGCATACGTTATTAGTGATTCTTGCATCAGCTGTGGTTCATGTGCTGCTCAGTGCCCTGTATCAGCTATTTCTCAGGGAGCTTCTCAGTACGAGATCGATCCTAACACATGTATCGACTGCGGTTCATGCGCTGCTCAGTGCCCTGTATCTGCAATCGCTCAGGGATAA
- the dnaB gene encoding replicative DNA helicase — MADEQFMVKRVPPQSREAEQSVVGAMLMDREAIEVATEYISGDDFYDRQLGTFFDACVELNKEGRPVDQVTLQERLKDKNVPPEYASTEYIVNLVAAVPTSANVKYYAQIVAEKSTLRKLIKVCEETSSNCYAGSDNLETILNNVEKDVFNVTQRRDSGEFVPIRQIVVNALNKIATASRNTGTVTGIATGFTDLDYDTSGFQPSDLILIAARPSMGKTAFALNIAEYMAFRNNVTAAIFSLEMSKEQLVNRLFAMESHVEAQSLRTGKMSDGDWEALIDSADLIGSSNLIIDDTPGISVQEMRSKCRKYKMEHNLGIIFIDYLQLMSGGGTRGSESRQQEISDISRSLKALAREINVPVVALSQLSRAVEQRPDHRPMLSDLRESGAIEQDADMVMFIYRDDYYNHDTEKKGIAEIIIAKQRNGPIGTVELLWMPQFTKFANLERH, encoded by the coding sequence ATGGCAGACGAACAATTTATGGTAAAAAGGGTTCCTCCGCAGAGCCGTGAAGCAGAGCAGTCTGTTGTAGGTGCTATGCTCATGGACAGAGAGGCCATAGAAGTTGCCACGGAGTATATTAGTGGTGATGACTTCTATGATCGCCAGCTCGGAACCTTTTTTGACGCGTGTGTTGAACTTAATAAAGAGGGAAGACCGGTTGACCAAGTTACTCTTCAGGAAAGGCTCAAAGACAAGAACGTGCCCCCGGAGTATGCTTCAACCGAGTATATAGTTAATCTTGTTGCAGCAGTACCGACATCAGCTAATGTTAAGTACTATGCCCAGATAGTAGCAGAGAAGTCCACACTTAGAAAGCTCATCAAAGTCTGTGAAGAGACTTCATCTAACTGCTATGCAGGAAGCGACAATCTTGAAACGATCCTCAACAATGTTGAGAAGGACGTTTTCAATGTAACCCAGAGAAGGGACAGCGGAGAGTTCGTTCCAATCAGACAGATCGTTGTAAATGCCCTTAATAAGATCGCTACAGCATCCCGTAACACAGGAACTGTAACAGGTATAGCAACAGGATTTACAGATCTTGACTATGATACATCAGGTTTCCAGCCATCAGACCTTATCCTGATCGCTGCAAGACCTTCAATGGGTAAGACAGCCTTTGCTCTTAATATCGCAGAATATATGGCCTTCAGGAACAATGTAACTGCAGCTATATTCTCGCTGGAAATGAGTAAGGAACAGCTTGTAAACAGACTTTTCGCCATGGAATCTCATGTAGAAGCACAAAGTCTTCGAACAGGTAAGATGTCTGATGGCGACTGGGAAGCACTTATCGATAGTGCTGATCTTATAGGCTCTTCCAATCTCATTATTGATGATACGCCAGGTATCTCGGTTCAGGAGATGAGATCAAAGTGTCGTAAGTACAAGATGGAACATAATCTTGGTATTATATTCATCGACTACTTACAGCTTATGTCAGGCGGCGGAACAAGAGGCTCTGAATCAAGACAGCAGGAGATCTCCGACATATCAAGATCTTTAAAGGCTCTTGCAAGAGAGATCAACGTCCCTGTAGTTGCCCTTTCACAGCTGTCCCGAGCTGTTGAGCAAAGGCCCGATCACAGGCCTATGCTTTCTGATCTTCGTGAATCCGGAGCTATCGAGCAGGATGCCGATATGGTTATGTTCATCTATCGTGATGATTACTATAACCATGACACTGAAAAAAAGGGTATAGCCGAGATCATCATAGCTAAGCAGAGAAACGGCCCTATCGGAACCGTAGAACTTCTCTGGATGCCGCAGTTTACTAAATTTGCCAACCTTGAGAGGCATTGA
- the rplI gene encoding 50S ribosomal protein L9: protein MKVILLEDVKSLGKKGDIVKVSDGYAHNMLFKKNLGVEATNANLARLKAEQKHDAKVAEEKLEDAKAFGEKIEKELIQVKIKTGEGGKVFGSISTKEIAQAAKDQFGFDIDKKKLVLSDPIKACGTYEIPVKLHPQVTAKIRVSVTEA, encoded by the coding sequence ATGAAAGTAATTCTTTTGGAAGACGTTAAATCTCTTGGTAAAAAAGGAGATATTGTTAAAGTAAGCGACGGATATGCACACAACATGCTGTTCAAAAAGAACCTTGGTGTAGAAGCTACAAATGCTAATCTTGCAAGACTTAAAGCTGAGCAGAAGCACGATGCAAAGGTTGCAGAAGAAAAGCTCGAAGATGCTAAAGCATTTGGTGAAAAGATCGAGAAGGAACTTATTCAGGTTAAGATCAAGACAGGTGAAGGCGGAAAAGTATTCGGTTCTATCTCAACAAAGGAAATCGCTCAGGCTGCTAAAGACCAGTTCGGATTCGATATTGATAAAAAGAAGCTCGTGCTTTCAGATCCTATCAAAGCATGCGGAACATATGAGATTCCTGTAAAGCTTCATCCACAGGTAACTGCAAAAATAAGAGTATCTGTAACAGAAGCATAA